A genomic window from Vitis riparia cultivar Riparia Gloire de Montpellier isolate 1030 chromosome 18, EGFV_Vit.rip_1.0, whole genome shotgun sequence includes:
- the LOC117905949 gene encoding subtilisin-like protease SBT3.6, translating into MLRRSLSSFVLVISVLISSSVAMAEVSGDGDSSSSAAVHIIYTEKPLNEEPEAFHLRTLSSVLGSEEAAKKALIYSYKNAASGFSAKLTPEQVSQISTLPGVLQVVPSRTLQLHSGPGMLHSGPGIHKKM; encoded by the exons ATGCTGAGAAGAAGTCTGTCATCGTTTGTCTTGGTAATATCGGTGTTGATCTCCTCGTCCGTAGCTATGGCAGAAGTCTCTGGAGATGGAGATTCATCGTCGTCTGCGGCCGTCCACATCATTTACACTGAGAAACCCCTTAACGAAGAACCCGAAGCCTTCCACCTTCGTACACTCTCTTCCGTTCTCGGCAG CGAGGAGGCTGCCAAGAAGGCTCTCATATACAGTTACAAGAACGCCGCTAGTGGATTCTCCGCCAAGCTGACACCCGAGCAGGTTTCGCAAATCTCAA CACTACCTGGTGTTCTTCAGGTTGTTCCAAGCAGGACTCTCCAGCTGCATTCAGGACCTGGAATGCTCCATTCAGGACCTGGAATCCACAAGAAGATGTAA
- the LOC117905665 gene encoding uncharacterized protein LOC117905665 encodes MANHSLFSLALVIYFICAAEYVRSSNVNIELTNGLPAKNAAVPLHILIKSQTKAVDERVVKLGESFKWSVTPDSIYDVRAILGFKFASVHGFDPSRDAGHATVFWLVKEDGFYLSYDNASWNKVAPWVSE; translated from the coding sequence ATGGCAAATCATAGCCTGTTTTCTCTGGCTCTTGTGATTTACTTCATTTGCGCAGCTGAGTATGTACGGAGTTCTAACGTCAATATTGAATTGACTAATGGCTTACCAGCAAAGAATGCAGCGGTGCCATTGCACATTCTCATCAAGTCACAAACTAAAGCTGTTGATGAGCGCGTAGTGAAGCTGGGCGAAAGCTTCAAATGGAGTGTAACCCCAGATTCTATATATGACGTCCGCGCAATTCTTGGCTTTAAGTTTGCATCTGTCCATGGGTTTGACCCAAGTAGAGATGCAGGTCATGCGACTGTCTTTTGGCTGGTGAAAGAGGATGGGTTTTATCTTAGCTATGACAATGCTTCTTGGAACAAAGTGGCGCCATGGGTATCTGaatga
- the LOC117905664 gene encoding uncharacterized protein LOC117905664 yields MANHSLFSLALVIYFICAAEYVRSSNVNIELTNGLPEKYAAVPLDILIKSQTKAVDERVVKLGESFKWSVTPDSIYYVRGVLGNKFASVHGFEPGRDAGHATVFWLVKEDGFYLSYDNASWNKVEPWETE; encoded by the coding sequence ATGGCAAATCATAGCCTGTTTTCTCTGGCTCTTGTGATTTACTTCATTTGCGCAGCTGAGTATGTACGGAGTTCTAACGTCAATATTGAATTGACCAATGGCTTACCAGAAAAGTATGCAGCGGTGCCATTGGACATTCTCATCAAGTCACAAACTAAAGCTGTTGATGAGCGCGTAGTGAAGCTGGGCGAAAGCTTCAAATGGAGTGTAACCCCAGATTCTATATATTACGTCCGAGGAGTTCTTGGCAACAAGTTTGCATCTGTCCATGGGTTTGAGCCAGGTAGAGATGCAGGTCATGCGACTGTCTTTTGGCTGGTGAAAGAGGATGGGTTTTATCTTAGCTATGACAATGCTTCTTGGAACAAAGTGGAGCCATGGGAAACtgaatga